The genomic segment ACTGATTCCCAAGGAGACTGAGCCTATTGGATGAGCAAATGATTCAACTACATGTTGAAGACCCGAATGAAACAGTAATGCTTCTCGGAATTTCTGATCAGAATATGAAACTGATTGAAGAGCAGTTAAATGTTTCAGTATTAACTAGAGGCGACACGATATCAATCAGTGGTGCTGAAGATAGTAGGAATTCGGCTAAAGAGCTTTTGGAACAGTTGTTGAAAGTAATACGTAAAGGCATTAATATCAATCAACGAGATGTCTCGACTGCGCTCGAGATGGTGAAAAGTGGCACAATTGAATACTTTGCAGAGTTGTACGATGAAGAAATTTCAAGGAATATGAAAGGTAAAGCAATTCGTGCGAAGACAATCGGTCAGCGTGAATATGTCAGCGCAATTCGATCGAGAGATCTTGTATTCTGTATCGGGCCGGCTGGGACGGGGAAAACGTACTTAGCGGTCGTACTAGCTGTTTTAGCTATGAAAACGGGCTCTGCGAAGCGAATTGTCTTAACCCGTCCCGCTGTTGAAGCAGGAGAGAGTCTAGGCTTCCTTCCAGGTGACTTAAAAGAGAAAGTTGACCCATACCTTCGTCCGCTGTACGACG from the Sporosarcina psychrophila genome contains:
- a CDS encoding PhoH family protein, yielding MIQLHVEDPNETVMLLGISDQNMKLIEEQLNVSVLTRGDTISISGAEDSRNSAKELLEQLLKVIRKGININQRDVSTALEMVKSGTIEYFAELYDEEISRNMKGKAIRAKTIGQREYVSAIRSRDLVFCIGPAGTGKTYLAVVLAVLAMKTGSAKRIVLTRPAVEAGESLGFLPGDLKEKVDPYLRPLYDALHDVLGAEQTDRLMERGVIEIAPLAYMRGRTLDDAFIILDEAQNTTKAQMKMFLTRLGFGSKMVINGDKTQIDLPRNTESGLIVAESILKKVGDIHFQYLEQGDVVRHPLVAKIIEAYEQEQS